A stretch of Mus musculus strain C57BL/6J chromosome 19, GRCm38.p6 C57BL/6J DNA encodes these proteins:
- the Rps6ka4 gene encoding ribosomal protein S6 kinase alpha-4 isoform X1, protein MKVLRKAALVQRAKTQEHTRTERSVLELVRQAPFLVTLHYAFQTDAKLHLILDYVSGGEMFTHLYQRQYFKEAEVRVYGGEIVLALEHLHKLGIIYRDLKLENVLLDSEGHIVLTDFGLSKEFLTEEKERTFSFCGTIEYMAPEIIRSKAGHGKAVDWWSLGILLFELLTGASPFTLEGERNTQAEVSRRILKCSPPFPLRIGPVAQDLLQRLLCKDPKKRLGAGPQGAQEVKSHPFFQGLDWVALAARKIPAPFRPQIRSELDVGNFAEEFTRLEPVYSPAGSPPPGDPRIFQGYSFVAPSILFDHNNAVMADVLQAPGAGYRPGRAAVARSAMMQDSPFFQQYELDLREPALGQGSFSVCRRCRQRQSGQEFAVKILSRRLEENTQREVAALRLCQSHPNVVNLHEVLHDQLHTYLVLELLRGGELLEHIRKKRLFSESEASQILRSLVSAVSFMHEEAGVVHRDLKPENILYADDTPGAPVKIIDFGFARLRPQSPAEPMQTPCFTLQYAAPELLAQQGYDESCDLWSLGVILYMMLSGQVPFQGASGQGGQSQAAEIMCKIREGRFSLDGEAWQGVSEEAKELVRGLLTVDPAKRLKLEGLRSSSWLQDGSARSSPPLRTPDVLESSGPAVRSGLNATFMAFNRGKREGFFLKSVENAPLAKRRKQKLRSAAASRRGSPVPASSGRLPASAAKGTTRRANGPLSPS, encoded by the exons ATGAAGGTGCTACGCAAGGCGGCGTTGGTGCAGCGCGCGAAGACACAGGAGCATACCCGCACCGAACGCTCGGTGCTGGAGCTGGTTCGCCAAGCACCCTTCCTGGTCACACTGCACTACGCCTTCCAGACGGATGCCAAGCTGCACCTCATCCTGG ACTACGTGAGCGGTGGTGAGATGTTCACTCACCTCTACCAGCGCCAGTACTTCAAGGAGGCTGAGGTTCGAGTGTATGGGGGCGAGATTGTGCTGGCCCTGGAACACCTGCACAAG CTGGGTATCATCTACCGGGACCTGAAGCTGGAGAACGTCTTACTTGACTCAGAAGGTCACATCGTCCTTACAGACTTTGGGCTGAGCAAGGAGTTCCTGACGGAGGAG AAAGAGCGGACCTTCTCCTTCTGTGGCACAATCGAGTACATGGCTCCCGAAATCATCCGAAGCAAGGCTGGACATGGCAAG GCTGTGGACTGGTGGAGCCTGGGTATCCTGCTCTTCGAGCTGCTGACAGGGGCCTCACCCTTCAcactggagggagagaggaacactcAGGCTGAGGTGTCCCG ACGGATCTTGAAgtgctcccctcccttccctctccggATTGGGCCTGTGGCACAGGACCTGCTACAGCGGCTGCTGTGCAAGGACCCTAAGAAGAGGTTGGGCGCAGGTCCCCAGGGTGCGCAGGAAGTCAAGAGTCACCCCTTCTTCCAG GGTCTGGACTGGGTGGCTCTGGCTGCCAGAAAGATCCCAGCCCCATTCCGGCCCCAGATCCGCTCAGAGCTGGATGTGGGGAATTTTGCGGAGGAATTCACCCGGCTGGAGCCCGTCTACTCCCCTGCAGGCAGCCCTCCACCTGGGGACCCTCGGATCTTTCAG GGATACTCCTTCGTGGCTCCGTCCATCCTCTTTGACCACAACAATGCAGTGATGGCTGATGTACTGCAGGCACCGGGTGCCGGATACAGGCCCGGCAGGGCAGCAGTTGCCAGGAGTGCCATGATGCAG GACTCGCCTTTCTTCCAGCAGTACGAACTGGACCTTCGGGAGCCAGCGCTGGGGCAGGGCAGCTTCTCTGTGTGTCGGAGATGTAGGCAGCGCCAGAGCGGCCAGGAGTTTGCTGTCAAGATCCTCAGCCGCAG GCTGGAGGAGAACACTCAGCGAGAGGTGGCTGCTCTTCGCCTGTGCCAGTCACACCCCAACGTGGTGAATCTGCATGAGGTGCTTCATGACCAG CTACACACTTACCTGGTCCTGGAGTTGCTGCGAGGCGGAGAGCTATTGGAACACATCCGCAAGAAGCGGCTCTTCAGCGAGTCGGAGGCCAGCCAGATCCTTCGGAGCCTGGTTTCGGCCGTGAGCTTCATGCACGAGGAGGCAGGCGTGGTGCACCGCGACCTGAAACCCGAG AACATCTTGTACGCGGACGACACTCCCGGGGCCCCGGTGAAGATCATCGACTTCGGGTTCGCGCGACTGCGGCCCCAGAGCCCGGCAGAGCCCATGCAGACTCCTTGCTTCACACTGCAGTACGCTGCACCCGAGCTGCTGGCACAGCAGGGCTACGATGAGTCCTGCGATCTATGGAGCCTGGGTGTCATTCTG TACATGATGCTGTCTGGCCAGGTTCCCTTCCAAGGGGCCTCCGGCCAGGGTGGACAGAGTCAGGCAGCTGAGATCATGTGCAAGATCCGTGAAGGGCGCTTCTCCCTGGACGGGGAAGCCTGGCAAGGTGTGTCGGAGGAAGCCAAGGAGCTGGTCCGAG GGCTACTGACAGTCGACCCCGCCAAGCGGCTGAAGCTGGAGGGGCTGCGTAGCAGCTCGTGGCTTCAGGACGGCAGCGCGCGCTCCTCGCCCCCGCTCCGCACGCCGGATGTGCTGGAGTCCTCTGGGCCAGCTGTGCGTTCCGGGCTCAATGCCACTTTCATG GCGTTCAACCGAGGCAAGCGCGAGGGCTTCTTTCTCAAGAGTGTAGAGAATGCGCCTCTGGCCAAGAGGCGCAAGCAGAAGCTCCGGAGCGCGGCCGCCTCCCGCCGAGGCTCCCCAGTGCCTGCCTCCTCCGGTCGCCTACCAGCCTCTGCCGCTAAGGGGACAACTCGCCGAGCCAACGGCCCCTTGTCCCCTTCCTAG
- the Rps6ka4 gene encoding ribosomal protein S6 kinase alpha-4, with product MGDEDEDEGCAVELQITEANLTGHEEKVSVENFALLKVLGTGAYGKVFLVRKTGGHDAGKLYAMKVLRKAALVQRAKTQEHTRTERSVLELVRQAPFLVTLHYAFQTDAKLHLILDYVSGGEMFTHLYQRQYFKEAEVRVYGGEIVLALEHLHKLGIIYRDLKLENVLLDSEGHIVLTDFGLSKEFLTEEKERTFSFCGTIEYMAPEIIRSKAGHGKAVDWWSLGILLFELLTGASPFTLEGERNTQAEVSRRILKCSPPFPLRIGPVAQDLLQRLLCKDPKKRLGAGPQGAQEVKSHPFFQGLDWVALAARKIPAPFRPQIRSELDVGNFAEEFTRLEPVYSPAGSPPPGDPRIFQGYSFVAPSILFDHNNAVMADVLQAPGAGYRPGRAAVARSAMMQDSPFFQQYELDLREPALGQGSFSVCRRCRQRQSGQEFAVKILSRRLEENTQREVAALRLCQSHPNVVNLHEVLHDQLHTYLVLELLRGGELLEHIRKKRLFSESEASQILRSLVSAVSFMHEEAGVVHRDLKPENILYADDTPGAPVKIIDFGFARLRPQSPAEPMQTPCFTLQYAAPELLAQQGYDESCDLWSLGVILYMMLSGQVPFQGASGQGGQSQAAEIMCKIREGRFSLDGEAWQGVSEEAKELVRGLLTVDPAKRLKLEGLRSSSWLQDGSARSSPPLRTPDVLESSGPAVRSGLNATFMAFNRGKREGFFLKSVENAPLAKRRKQKLRSAAASRRGSPVPASSGRLPASAAKGTTRRANGPLSPS from the exons ATGGGAGACGAGGATGAGGACGAGGGCTGCGCCGTGGAGCTGCAGATCACCGAAG CCAACCTCACCGGGCATGAGGAGAAGGTGAGCGTGGAGAACTTCGCGCTGCTCAAGGTGCTGGGCACGGGAG CCTATGGGAAGGTGTTCCTGGTGCGGAAGACGGGTGGGCACGACGCGGGCAAGCTCTATGCCATGAAGGTGCTACGCAAGGCGGCGTTGGTGCAGCGCGCGAAGACACAGGAGCATACCCGCACCGAACGCTCGGTGCTGGAGCTGGTTCGCCAAGCACCCTTCCTGGTCACACTGCACTACGCCTTCCAGACGGATGCCAAGCTGCACCTCATCCTGG ACTACGTGAGCGGTGGTGAGATGTTCACTCACCTCTACCAGCGCCAGTACTTCAAGGAGGCTGAGGTTCGAGTGTATGGGGGCGAGATTGTGCTGGCCCTGGAACACCTGCACAAG CTGGGTATCATCTACCGGGACCTGAAGCTGGAGAACGTCTTACTTGACTCAGAAGGTCACATCGTCCTTACAGACTTTGGGCTGAGCAAGGAGTTCCTGACGGAGGAG AAAGAGCGGACCTTCTCCTTCTGTGGCACAATCGAGTACATGGCTCCCGAAATCATCCGAAGCAAGGCTGGACATGGCAAG GCTGTGGACTGGTGGAGCCTGGGTATCCTGCTCTTCGAGCTGCTGACAGGGGCCTCACCCTTCAcactggagggagagaggaacactcAGGCTGAGGTGTCCCG ACGGATCTTGAAgtgctcccctcccttccctctccggATTGGGCCTGTGGCACAGGACCTGCTACAGCGGCTGCTGTGCAAGGACCCTAAGAAGAGGTTGGGCGCAGGTCCCCAGGGTGCGCAGGAAGTCAAGAGTCACCCCTTCTTCCAG GGTCTGGACTGGGTGGCTCTGGCTGCCAGAAAGATCCCAGCCCCATTCCGGCCCCAGATCCGCTCAGAGCTGGATGTGGGGAATTTTGCGGAGGAATTCACCCGGCTGGAGCCCGTCTACTCCCCTGCAGGCAGCCCTCCACCTGGGGACCCTCGGATCTTTCAG GGATACTCCTTCGTGGCTCCGTCCATCCTCTTTGACCACAACAATGCAGTGATGGCTGATGTACTGCAGGCACCGGGTGCCGGATACAGGCCCGGCAGGGCAGCAGTTGCCAGGAGTGCCATGATGCAG GACTCGCCTTTCTTCCAGCAGTACGAACTGGACCTTCGGGAGCCAGCGCTGGGGCAGGGCAGCTTCTCTGTGTGTCGGAGATGTAGGCAGCGCCAGAGCGGCCAGGAGTTTGCTGTCAAGATCCTCAGCCGCAG GCTGGAGGAGAACACTCAGCGAGAGGTGGCTGCTCTTCGCCTGTGCCAGTCACACCCCAACGTGGTGAATCTGCATGAGGTGCTTCATGACCAG CTACACACTTACCTGGTCCTGGAGTTGCTGCGAGGCGGAGAGCTATTGGAACACATCCGCAAGAAGCGGCTCTTCAGCGAGTCGGAGGCCAGCCAGATCCTTCGGAGCCTGGTTTCGGCCGTGAGCTTCATGCACGAGGAGGCAGGCGTGGTGCACCGCGACCTGAAACCCGAG AACATCTTGTACGCGGACGACACTCCCGGGGCCCCGGTGAAGATCATCGACTTCGGGTTCGCGCGACTGCGGCCCCAGAGCCCGGCAGAGCCCATGCAGACTCCTTGCTTCACACTGCAGTACGCTGCACCCGAGCTGCTGGCACAGCAGGGCTACGATGAGTCCTGCGATCTATGGAGCCTGGGTGTCATTCTG TACATGATGCTGTCTGGCCAGGTTCCCTTCCAAGGGGCCTCCGGCCAGGGTGGACAGAGTCAGGCAGCTGAGATCATGTGCAAGATCCGTGAAGGGCGCTTCTCCCTGGACGGGGAAGCCTGGCAAGGTGTGTCGGAGGAAGCCAAGGAGCTGGTCCGAG GGCTACTGACAGTCGACCCCGCCAAGCGGCTGAAGCTGGAGGGGCTGCGTAGCAGCTCGTGGCTTCAGGACGGCAGCGCGCGCTCCTCGCCCCCGCTCCGCACGCCGGATGTGCTGGAGTCCTCTGGGCCAGCTGTGCGTTCCGGGCTCAATGCCACTTTCATG GCGTTCAACCGAGGCAAGCGCGAGGGCTTCTTTCTCAAGAGTGTAGAGAATGCGCCTCTGGCCAAGAGGCGCAAGCAGAAGCTCCGGAGCGCGGCCGCCTCCCGCCGAGGCTCCCCAGTGCCTGCCTCCTCCGGTCGCCTACCAGCCTCTGCCGCTAAGGGGACAACTCGCCGAGCCAACGGCCCCTTGTCCCCTTCCTAG
- the Rps6ka4 gene encoding ribosomal protein S6 kinase alpha-4 isoform X2: MGDEDEDEGCAVELQITEANLTGHEEKVSVENFALLKVLGTGAYGKVFLVRKTGGHDAGKLYAMKVLRKAALVQRAKTQEHTRTERSVLELVRQAPFLVTLHYAFQTDAKLHLILDYVSGGEMFTHLYQRQYFKEAEVRVYGGEIVLALEHLHKLGIIYRDLKLENVLLDSEGHIVLTDFGLSKEFLTEEKERTFSFCGTIEYMAPEIIRSKAGHGKAVDWWSLGILLFELLTGASPFTLEGERNTQAEVSRRILKCSPPFPLRIGPVAQDLLQRLLCKDPKKRLGAGPQGAQEVKSHPFFQGLDWVALAARKIPAPFRPQIRSELDVGNFAEEFTRLEPVYSPAGSPPPGDPRIFQGYSFVAPSILFDHNNAVMADVLQAPGAGYRPGRAAVARSAMMQDSPFFQQYELDLREPALGQGSFSVCRRCRQRQSGQEFAVKILSRRLEENTQREVAALRLCQSHPNVVNLHEVLHDQLHTYLVLELLRGGELLEHIRKKRLFSESEASQILRSLVSAVSFMHEEAGVVHRDLKPENILYADDTPGAPVKIIDFGFARLRPQSPAEPMQTPCFTLQYAAPELLAQQGYDESCDLWSLGVILYMMLSGQVPFQGASGQGGQSQAAEIMCKIREGRFSLDGEAWQGVSEEAKELVRACPCLTTRATDSRPRQAAEAGGAA, translated from the exons ATGGGAGACGAGGATGAGGACGAGGGCTGCGCCGTGGAGCTGCAGATCACCGAAG CCAACCTCACCGGGCATGAGGAGAAGGTGAGCGTGGAGAACTTCGCGCTGCTCAAGGTGCTGGGCACGGGAG CCTATGGGAAGGTGTTCCTGGTGCGGAAGACGGGTGGGCACGACGCGGGCAAGCTCTATGCCATGAAGGTGCTACGCAAGGCGGCGTTGGTGCAGCGCGCGAAGACACAGGAGCATACCCGCACCGAACGCTCGGTGCTGGAGCTGGTTCGCCAAGCACCCTTCCTGGTCACACTGCACTACGCCTTCCAGACGGATGCCAAGCTGCACCTCATCCTGG ACTACGTGAGCGGTGGTGAGATGTTCACTCACCTCTACCAGCGCCAGTACTTCAAGGAGGCTGAGGTTCGAGTGTATGGGGGCGAGATTGTGCTGGCCCTGGAACACCTGCACAAG CTGGGTATCATCTACCGGGACCTGAAGCTGGAGAACGTCTTACTTGACTCAGAAGGTCACATCGTCCTTACAGACTTTGGGCTGAGCAAGGAGTTCCTGACGGAGGAG AAAGAGCGGACCTTCTCCTTCTGTGGCACAATCGAGTACATGGCTCCCGAAATCATCCGAAGCAAGGCTGGACATGGCAAG GCTGTGGACTGGTGGAGCCTGGGTATCCTGCTCTTCGAGCTGCTGACAGGGGCCTCACCCTTCAcactggagggagagaggaacactcAGGCTGAGGTGTCCCG ACGGATCTTGAAgtgctcccctcccttccctctccggATTGGGCCTGTGGCACAGGACCTGCTACAGCGGCTGCTGTGCAAGGACCCTAAGAAGAGGTTGGGCGCAGGTCCCCAGGGTGCGCAGGAAGTCAAGAGTCACCCCTTCTTCCAG GGTCTGGACTGGGTGGCTCTGGCTGCCAGAAAGATCCCAGCCCCATTCCGGCCCCAGATCCGCTCAGAGCTGGATGTGGGGAATTTTGCGGAGGAATTCACCCGGCTGGAGCCCGTCTACTCCCCTGCAGGCAGCCCTCCACCTGGGGACCCTCGGATCTTTCAG GGATACTCCTTCGTGGCTCCGTCCATCCTCTTTGACCACAACAATGCAGTGATGGCTGATGTACTGCAGGCACCGGGTGCCGGATACAGGCCCGGCAGGGCAGCAGTTGCCAGGAGTGCCATGATGCAG GACTCGCCTTTCTTCCAGCAGTACGAACTGGACCTTCGGGAGCCAGCGCTGGGGCAGGGCAGCTTCTCTGTGTGTCGGAGATGTAGGCAGCGCCAGAGCGGCCAGGAGTTTGCTGTCAAGATCCTCAGCCGCAG GCTGGAGGAGAACACTCAGCGAGAGGTGGCTGCTCTTCGCCTGTGCCAGTCACACCCCAACGTGGTGAATCTGCATGAGGTGCTTCATGACCAG CTACACACTTACCTGGTCCTGGAGTTGCTGCGAGGCGGAGAGCTATTGGAACACATCCGCAAGAAGCGGCTCTTCAGCGAGTCGGAGGCCAGCCAGATCCTTCGGAGCCTGGTTTCGGCCGTGAGCTTCATGCACGAGGAGGCAGGCGTGGTGCACCGCGACCTGAAACCCGAG AACATCTTGTACGCGGACGACACTCCCGGGGCCCCGGTGAAGATCATCGACTTCGGGTTCGCGCGACTGCGGCCCCAGAGCCCGGCAGAGCCCATGCAGACTCCTTGCTTCACACTGCAGTACGCTGCACCCGAGCTGCTGGCACAGCAGGGCTACGATGAGTCCTGCGATCTATGGAGCCTGGGTGTCATTCTG TACATGATGCTGTCTGGCCAGGTTCCCTTCCAAGGGGCCTCCGGCCAGGGTGGACAGAGTCAGGCAGCTGAGATCATGTGCAAGATCCGTGAAGGGCGCTTCTCCCTGGACGGGGAAGCCTGGCAAGGTGTGTCGGAGGAAGCCAAGGAGCTGGTCCGAG CATGCCCCTGCCTTACCACCAGGGCTACTGACAGTCGACCCCGCCAAGCGGCTGAAGCTGGAGGGGCTGCGTAG